ATACGAAGCGAACCGCTCATGCCCGCTGCACTAAGTATTTTTTCTTAAGGTTTAGGACTGTGACTCACATATTAACTGTGGTACTGTGATCGTActattttgacaaaataatgtgtgaatacaattaaattattatttgagcCACTTGTTCCAATATGTTCAATTTAAGTACCAAGTATTTTATGACTAGATAATGTGACTTAACCATAGAGGtctattatttaacaaatagttTTCATTATAGAAATATCACATAATTCCAAATGAAACTTCTTTAGTTCAAAGTTAAAGCTAActagaagcatgaaattttagtaaaattatcttaaatgtattttcaattaaaattgaacaGAATCACCAAGAAGATAGCTTAGGTCATAAATGAATCGGATTGAccttcaataacaaaaaattgattgagaCGAATTTACTTTGTATTGAATTTAATTCGTTTTACTCGAGTATAGTCTTAACTACAGAAGTTTCACTTAATTAATTTCGTagcagaataataaaaattattatcctgcgtaatatacaatttttagaatAGATGTTAACGACCAATTTTAGCACTAACCTTGCAAATAATGATTGAATATTGAAATATGGTAGGGTTGTCTTTTAAACCAGTTATCTGGTAACTGTTCTCAAAATTTGTAAGATTTAGGCTAAGATTTCtctttaaaaatggaaaaatcatttatacCCCTCAAGCTGCCGCTTTTGAAAGTTGTATaccttttttaaagtttataccttttttaatattctaaatttctgaaaaaaaaaaattaacaaaagttgttagaaatattgttttcaacaatttttgttgtgCCCATTTTTCATAAAGGAGCCATACGACGGCTATCCCTTTTATAATCCATTAAAATTTCGTATTGATTAGGTCGATACTTCATACTTGCAAAAtccattttaaatgtaaaatgagaaacaatttttaaattttttcaaaaaattaattatttgagaCAATTGTTTCAAGATTGCAATATCTTCTATAtgagaaaattataaatgtagataaataatttttaagaaaacttaaaaattgttttttattttaccattaatattttatttgacttcGATCGTATTTAAAACTTAGTCATTTTTGCGACAATTTTACCGTAATAGTTGATGTCGCTAATAATTGAACTATTATGAAATGCACGAACAATATTTTCTTAAGTCTGGAAACGTGTCAAATATACAATTAGCTTGTGAACCGTATTTATTGATACGACTGATATCACTTAAATTCACATGGTATGTACCGTTACGATAATGTGTAATACTTGCTTCATATATACCATTATTTGGCAACATTAgtactttaatttgatatagATGAGATGATATGTTAACTTTTCCCGATAAATCAGCAACAAAACCATCATAATCAGCGCTTCGTTGAAATTTTAGCATATTATCGTTAGGTGATAGTTTTGTCAcccatacaattttatttacatataactGATGGCATAAATGACGAACATGtgatgtataattatttattttttgtgcaaGTGAATTGGCTAATTCTTTTGCTAATTGTGTTTGTGTTGAAATTGTATCCCAATTTAGACATGTACACCAATGTGGTTCAATATATGCATCAGCACAGCTGCGTTGTTCAGgaatctgaaattaaaaaattttaaaaaaggtatCAAGGGTTTAATTGTGTTTGATTGTTTCattaaaagtttgttaaatCATTTCGGCGATTTTCAACTTACTTTATTAAATAACGATATCGAACGTTGATTCAAATCCCCGCTTCCAAAATTATTATCCCAGTTTAGAAGATGTTTTATGGTTGGAAATATATCATATGGAGTTGTTAAAcgatcaacattttttttcaaattgttataagctactttatatttttttctaaaccattttGGTAGTGTTATTGAGAAGAAAGGTAAACGTTCCTCTTGTTTGCCTTGTATTGTGTCACGTATCTTTGCAAACCTAAAATTATGTGTAAGTTAACATATTGCTTTTATACGATATGCATGAAGTATCAAGCGTTTTCTTTCTTTCGAAGAATtccttttcaattatttcacttctttctaatttttataaagatataacctcatgatgacgcttgacgcCATAAACATATAAAGGGTTATATCTATGCTTTACGTTAGCTTTGAGTGTCAAATTAGGGTTCCACTCAcagtcatataatatatacaagccatttaacttttgataaaaCCATGGGTTacttaatgaaaatgttttagttcCATTACTAAACACTAGACAGCGCCacatattgataataataatatggcaGTGGTTttgaatagaccttttcatcgatttgcttttgtttcggacagttgtcaaaaaactattcaacctaagaaagttaaaattattttatttttttcaagcagcgctttttgacaagggtcgaagatataagatatgtctttacttgattgaaaacagtccaaaataaaaaagaatcattttgtaaactaACTCGTACATGTATAAAGGAACATATGTTCCTGATGCATTTTATATAGAGTTAACACATATATATGACTGTGGTTCCACTTAGCTGAAATATAGAGTTATGTCCAGCGTCATCGTTAAACATATATacgtattatatacattatgCATATTAAATTAGGTCCTTAACCTCATTTATAATAAAGCATatgatcataataaataaacaattatatctACAATGGCTGGTGAATATGATGATCCACAATGGCTGGTGAATATCAATTGTGGGTTTGTCAATTCCAACAAATAATTTGTGAAGTGCAAATAAAGCTCTATTCTATCTATTGCATAGTTGAATATAAACTTATTTAGCTAGTTCTGTCATAATCAATTCtgagaataaaaatttgaactacGTTTAACTTTTTAGGATGTGACGCCACTAAGTTTTATTTCCCAGGTGGCAGCACGGTCGAAACTGCCCACGTGacctaatttgacgctcaaagtCAGTATTAAGCGTCAGCATAAAAATCCACCTTAAGAAAGCGTAAATATAACGATTAGTAGTTGAAAAATGgtgttatataaattaaacatcatttgtgtttttgatatttttggtacatttcaatttgtgttttttgataacaacaaaaataaaaggaaaactTCGTTTGTGTCGGGCTACCGGTTATCGACTCGCCTTCTTCAGGGTACAGTTTTGCATGCATaccgttttatatttttattacaaacctGTGACCATGATCTGACATAAACATAAACATCGTGTTATTAAATACGCCAGAAGTGTTTAATCTTTGTAACCATTCTAAAACATCATCATCAGCAGCACCAATTAGATTACATGAATCGTGTGATAATTCCCCATggaatccaaataaaaatttgtttttacgtttatatgctttaaaaaactgaaaaaaaaacaacaacaaaaaataggtTATAATGatttgataatgataataatatattatcaagCAATATTTGTAGTAACACGTACATCttcaatgtaatttaatattattttatgtctgGGTTGTGCACCAATACAATATTTTGGTGAACTCTGTACAGTTTCTTCAGCAGCTAAATAATAAGGCCGCATGTAATGATGTGTTGGTTGTTtctgaaataaatgtaattcgaattttaaatacaaacaaatatttcaattaactttGTTGAagaatgtttatgcaaaatttaaagTAGATTGGACAAAGGAATCACGTTGTCCCATACAAACTCTGCCCCCGTTTTTCACCCACTTAGGGGTAGAATATCAGAAAATCGTTTTCaatcggatgcctacgtcatacaaagaacacaccctcCAAATTTCAAGCCTACACTTTACAATCAACGGTTTAGGCTGggcgttgatccgtcagtcattcacaggacaaagcattttatatgtatagattacGTAATTATAGTGAATATTCTTTGTACGATGTCGTACAGAATGTATTACAATATAATGTATTACCGTATCCTGTTGGCGCACCCAGTATATAATGAAGGGGAAATAGGACTTTCATGATGGAGCTCTGCtgcttgcatttttttttttttttttggttatgcAATTTAGTTTAGGttatatttagttaattttttattactgaaaAGGTATTTCGactatcaaaatatttgaaaaatatcagatatttttttgttttgtcttCAGAGAGATATGTTACACGTCGTTAATATGGTGATACTTTTATGGCGGTTAAGGGTATTAATAAAAGAGTATCTAAGTTCGGATATTAATTATGAGTAATTAACTACTTATGTTGATGATTGCTATACTGTAGccgaaaaagttattttggcTTCAATTGTTATACAAGATGAATTACCTGAAATCCACGTAAACGATATGTAAAAATTCCAGTTGATGGGGTGTCCTCTAGATATGCAGTTGCATAGCCCAATTTCTCAAATTCTTTCCAAACAAATGGAAACACATCAACATATCCAGCACCTGAGATACGTTTCCTTACTTCTGGAAGTTCTAATTCATTTTGTCCCGTTAATATTGGTATGAGA
This genomic interval from Chrysoperla carnea chromosome 1, inChrCarn1.1, whole genome shotgun sequence contains the following:
- the LOC123306119 gene encoding uncharacterized protein LOC123306119, whose product is MKIRRMGNIRKIFTLILIVSGIYLLIAIIRMKNILIVDRAATLEEMEKAIKRQSSGKSCKHPNLPVNSIEMNKFFWDIPPINCNSAYPDWVLVQGSFCIINEEAKKKFGEINCQFTDVLREDDFSLTNGRTVYSSSQYQLTESDVVRVQCTATSGARWRSVLTGIRHDATLRSRVTQTLPENVLPLDILIFGFDSLSHNTFIRKLPKTYKYLTKVLDAQVLNGYNIVGDGTPQALIPILTGQNELELPEVRKRISGAGYVDVFPFVWKEFEKLGYATAYLEDTPSTGIFTYRLRGFQKQPTHHYMRPYYLAAEETVQSSPKYCIGAQPRHKIILNYIEDFFKAYKRKNKFLFGFHGELSHDSCNLIGAADDDVLEWLQRLNTSGVFNNTMFMFMSDHGHRFAKIRDTIQGKQEERLPFFSITLPKWFRKKYKVAYNNLKKNVDRLTTPYDIFPTIKHLLNWDNNFGSGDLNQRSISLFNKIPEQRSCADAYIEPHWCTCLNWDTISTQTQLAKELANSLAQKINNYTSHVRHLCHQLYVNKIVWVTKLSPNDNMLKFQRSADYDGFVADLSGKVNISSHLYQIKVLMLPNNGIYEASITHYRNGTYHVNLSDISRINKYGSQANCIFDTFPDLRKYCSCIS